In Candidatus Persebacteraceae bacterium Df01, a genomic segment contains:
- a CDS encoding dihydrolipoyllysine-residue acetyltransferase: MKITVPDIGDFQDIAVIEVLVQPGDTVAVETSLLTLESDKATMEVPSPVAGRIAAVHVKAGDKVSMGSHIVDLEDAATSSSETKSPVGESVVPVSPPPAASTSGEVMEVRVPDIGDFNDVAIIEVLVQPGDAIVAEAPLLTLESDKATMEVPAPFAGIVQEVLVKTGIKINMGDLIARVTVTDAPIIALQVAEEPPISPAPSGPVPELRNAPLPPVVEPAISSKPHASPSVRRFARELSADLSKIKGSGPRGRILKSDVQAYVKAVLKSGDESSGRGLPKVPPIDFSQFGDIELHPLSRIRQLSSSYLHRNWVVAPHVTQFIEADITDMEDFRQSLAEEAKKEGYRMTPLAFFIRAAVMALKQFPHFNASLHEDEKCLVYKKYFNIGVAVDTPSGLLVPVLRNADKKGLADIARELAEISARAREGKIKAEEMQGGCFTISSLGGIGGLFFTPILNLPEVAILGVSRAATRPHWDGKAFVPRLMLPLSLSYDHRVIDGADGARFIMYYSELLSDIRRLAL; this comes from the coding sequence ATGAAAATAACTGTTCCCGACATCGGCGATTTTCAAGATATAGCCGTTATTGAAGTGTTAGTGCAACCGGGCGATACCGTTGCTGTTGAAACCTCACTGCTTACCTTGGAATCGGACAAAGCTACTATGGAGGTGCCGTCTCCAGTTGCTGGGCGAATTGCCGCTGTGCATGTGAAAGCAGGTGACAAAGTTAGTATGGGCTCCCACATTGTTGATTTGGAAGATGCTGCCACGTCAAGCTCGGAAACGAAAAGTCCCGTGGGGGAGTCTGTAGTTCCTGTATCGCCGCCGCCCGCCGCATCAACATCAGGAGAAGTAATGGAAGTGCGAGTGCCGGATATTGGTGATTTTAATGATGTAGCGATTATTGAAGTATTAGTGCAGCCGGGCGATGCCATTGTCGCAGAGGCTCCGTTGCTTACCTTAGAATCGGACAAAGCAACCATGGAGGTGCCGGCGCCTTTTGCTGGCATAGTGCAAGAAGTGCTAGTTAAAACCGGAATCAAGATCAACATGGGTGACTTAATTGCTCGCGTTACCGTCACCGATGCGCCTATTATTGCTCTGCAAGTAGCTGAAGAGCCGCCCATATCACCGGCACCATCGGGGCCTGTTCCGGAATTGCGCAATGCGCCTCTACCGCCGGTAGTGGAGCCTGCAATCAGCAGTAAGCCTCACGCCAGCCCTTCTGTTCGCCGTTTTGCGCGTGAGTTGAGCGCGGATTTGAGTAAAATTAAAGGCAGCGGTCCGCGTGGGCGTATTCTCAAAAGTGATGTACAAGCTTACGTAAAAGCAGTACTAAAAAGTGGTGACGAAAGCAGTGGTCGCGGCTTACCTAAAGTGCCACCGATTGATTTCTCGCAATTTGGCGATATTGAGTTGCACCCACTGTCGCGTATTCGCCAGTTATCCTCCAGCTATCTGCACCGTAATTGGGTAGTTGCGCCGCACGTAACACAGTTTATTGAAGCCGACATTACCGACATGGAAGATTTCCGCCAATCGCTTGCCGAGGAAGCAAAAAAAGAGGGCTATCGTATGACACCGCTGGCCTTTTTTATTCGCGCGGCAGTCATGGCACTTAAACAATTCCCGCATTTCAACGCTTCTCTGCACGAAGATGAAAAATGTTTGGTGTACAAAAAATATTTCAATATTGGCGTGGCGGTAGACACTCCCAGCGGTTTGCTGGTGCCGGTGTTGCGCAATGCTGATAAAAAAGGGCTCGCTGATATTGCCCGTGAGTTGGCAGAAATCAGCGCTCGTGCCCGTGAAGGAAAAATTAAAGCTGAAGAAATGCAAGGCGGTTGTTTTACCATTTCGTCACTGGGTGGTATTGGTGGTTTGTTTTTTACTCCGATACTGAATTTGCCAGAGGTAGCAATTTTGGGGGTGTCACGCGCCGCCACACGCCCGCATTGGGACGGCAAGGCGTTTGTACCGCGCTTGATGCTACCATTGTCATTGTCATATGATCACCGGGTTATAGATGGTGCTGATGGTGCTCGCTTTATCATGTATTATTCTGAGTTATTGAGTGATATTCGGCGACTGGCACTGTAA
- a CDS encoding mitochondrial fission ELM1 family protein, with translation MRIWLMDSGGAGFRAQTAGLGNAIAARHPQTAITTITVSSRLWPRLFLSASLPDKDRPDVVIACGRAAVVPALAAKRRHGAFTVYIQRPPKANAFDAVVCGLHDNLTGDNVLPIIGSVGGFCANTLVHRRHAAEKIFAAVPEPRTAVLIGGSNRAFNFTPEDCRQLAAEIKETAGDSGLLVSVSRRTGKQNTAIFDTAFAGSKHFFFNGNGDNPYTDMLAVADRFVVTGDSVNMLSEACTAGKPTYIFPLRKKFICVTAAKFHRFHHLLIDNGYARLWEKRFDEWSSPAFNETARAADFVLRRYHEWCQRG, from the coding sequence GTGCGCATATGGCTGATGGACAGCGGTGGTGCTGGTTTTCGCGCACAAACGGCAGGACTTGGCAATGCCATTGCCGCCCGCCATCCACAAACGGCAATAACCACAATAACGGTTTCGTCTCGATTGTGGCCGCGGTTGTTTTTATCAGCGTCGTTGCCCGATAAGGATAGACCCGACGTAGTGATTGCCTGCGGTCGTGCTGCTGTTGTTCCGGCATTAGCGGCTAAACGCCGACATGGCGCCTTTACTGTGTACATCCAGCGTCCACCGAAGGCTAACGCTTTTGACGCTGTTGTCTGCGGATTACATGACAATTTAACTGGTGACAATGTGCTGCCGATTATTGGTTCCGTTGGCGGTTTTTGTGCTAATACTCTGGTACATCGTCGCCACGCTGCCGAAAAAATATTTGCGGCAGTGCCAGAGCCGCGTACCGCTGTACTTATTGGCGGCAGCAACCGCGCTTTTAATTTTACTCCAGAAGATTGCCGACAACTGGCGGCAGAAATTAAAGAAACAGCTGGCGACAGCGGGTTGTTGGTGAGTGTTTCCCGTCGTACCGGAAAACAAAACACCGCAATTTTTGATACGGCTTTTGCTGGTAGCAAGCATTTTTTTTTCAACGGCAACGGTGACAATCCTTATACCGACATGTTGGCCGTTGCCGACCGTTTTGTAGTGACCGGTGACTCAGTTAACATGCTTAGTGAAGCTTGCACCGCGGGCAAGCCGACTTATATTTTTCCGCTGCGGAAAAAATTTATATGCGTCACTGCCGCTAAATTTCATCGGTTTCATCACCTGCTTATTGATAATGGTTATGCCCGCTTATGGGAAAAACGGTTTGATGAATGGAGTTCGCCCGCATTCAACGAAACTGCGCGTGCGGCTGACTTTGTTTTGCGCCGCTATCATGAGTGGTGCCAACGCGGATGA
- a CDS encoding 2OG-Fe(II) oxygenase has translation MNAVVSAIDWDVLQQTSVQKSPFPHLIVPGFIAAAQKDVVNRDFPDIQSPGSFPAATLHCGDAFSGLLEELRGARLATLIGEKFGMELGDRETMITVRGQCRSTDGKIHLDSKGKLITILIYMNGPWESDGGRLRLLNGPDDIEDYFAETPPSQGTMLAFACADNAWHGHKSFSGRRRAIQLNWVRDERYLRRERQRHTVSAALKKVSRFFRLQKKT, from the coding sequence ATGAACGCCGTCGTCAGCGCTATAGATTGGGATGTTTTGCAGCAAACTTCGGTGCAAAAATCTCCTTTTCCGCATCTCATTGTTCCAGGTTTTATTGCAGCGGCACAGAAGGATGTGGTTAACCGCGATTTTCCTGACATTCAATCACCGGGTTCTTTTCCCGCGGCTACGTTGCACTGTGGTGATGCTTTTTCAGGTTTGTTGGAGGAATTACGAGGGGCGCGCTTGGCGACTTTAATAGGCGAAAAATTTGGTATGGAACTTGGTGATCGTGAAACCATGATTACTGTGCGTGGTCAGTGTCGTTCCACCGATGGCAAAATTCATCTAGATTCAAAAGGCAAGCTTATTACCATATTGATTTATATGAATGGTCCGTGGGAATCCGACGGTGGTCGTTTGCGATTACTCAACGGACCTGATGATATTGAAGATTATTTTGCAGAGACACCGCCGTCACAAGGAACGATGCTGGCTTTTGCTTGCGCTGATAATGCTTGGCACGGACACAAAAGTTTTTCTGGTCGGCGTCGTGCCATTCAACTTAACTGGGTGCGGGATGAGCGCTACCTACGCCGCGAACGCCAGCGTCATACTGTTAGTGCCGCACTCAAAAAAGTAAGCCGTTTTTTTAGGCTGCAAAAAAAGACTTGA
- a CDS encoding cytochrome c oxidase assembly protein — protein sequence MNITLSKFNALAAAKLTLMAVMMFGFGYAMVPLYYKICQVTGIKNLLNPADTDDIAVDPNRRLRVELDTNARGLVSMSPSVRLMDSVESGQTYSVIYTLKNLSNRRLVGQAIPSYAPARAGAWFKKIQCFCFDQLTMEPDEVREAPVVFIIDAAMPEDINTVALSYTFFEVEGAQ from the coding sequence ATGAATATTACGCTTTCCAAATTTAACGCACTTGCCGCTGCTAAATTAACATTGATGGCGGTGATGATGTTTGGTTTTGGTTATGCGATGGTGCCGCTGTATTACAAAATCTGTCAAGTAACGGGCATTAAAAATTTACTTAATCCTGCCGACACGGATGATATTGCCGTTGATCCCAATCGCCGCTTGCGGGTGGAATTGGACACCAACGCCCGCGGATTGGTGTCAATGAGTCCCAGTGTGCGGCTAATGGACAGTGTGGAGTCGGGACAAACATACAGTGTTATCTATACGCTTAAAAATCTTAGCAATCGTCGCTTGGTTGGTCAGGCTATTCCATCTTATGCTCCGGCGCGTGCCGGAGCGTGGTTCAAAAAAATTCAATGTTTTTGTTTTGATCAGCTAACAATGGAGCCCGATGAAGTGCGGGAGGCACCGGTGGTGTTTATTATTGATGCTGCCATGCCTGAGGATATCAACACGGTGGCGTTGTCATATACTTTTTTTGAGGTAGAAGGCGCTCAGTGA
- a CDS encoding DUF2970 domain-containing protein: MKAFLLAAKTVIFAFFGVRRKNAAATDWNTLKPHHVIIAGIFMAALFIAIILTVVDLIV; this comes from the coding sequence GTGAAAGCCTTTTTGCTTGCTGCTAAAACTGTTATTTTCGCTTTTTTTGGGGTTCGCCGCAAAAATGCTGCAGCAACTGATTGGAATACACTTAAGCCGCATCATGTCATTATTGCCGGAATTTTTATGGCAGCATTATTTATCGCTATTATCTTGACCGTGGTAGATTTAATCGTTTAA
- a CDS encoding alpha/beta hydrolase gives MKKQPFCVVRQCEEPLFSLLYRARVKYTMMTQVPSGSNVAGMQTDSFRRPWWLFSGHMETIASLYERNQESFENRVIPTPEGDEILLSYVMGDEKMPLLTLFHGLEGCAQSHTIRLLASYFIAQGWTVAVPHFRSCGHMNRLPRAYHAADGAEVRWMLNWCRAAFVRPYTFAAGVSLGGNALIRCLDSTDETESCCAAATVSAPLDLTAAAYHLNSGFPHLLYGRHFLKLLRAKVLVKAARYPSICDLKKLRRARTIGDFDELYTAPVHGFSSAQAYWRRASAYTALLRMKTPLLCINAQNDPMVPVASLPVKASSAVSFCRPRHGGHGAFFGKPANWLAATMGDFFNQYMNS, from the coding sequence ATGAAAAAACAACCGTTCTGTGTTGTTCGTCAGTGCGAGGAGCCGCTTTTTAGCCTTTTGTATCGGGCACGGGTAAAATACACGATGATGACGCAAGTGCCTTCTGGATCCAATGTCGCTGGTATGCAGACGGATTCGTTTCGCCGCCCATGGTGGCTGTTTTCCGGTCATATGGAAACCATTGCATCACTTTATGAACGCAATCAAGAGTCATTTGAAAATCGTGTTATTCCAACACCGGAAGGCGATGAAATTTTACTTAGTTATGTAATGGGCGATGAAAAAATGCCCTTGCTAACTTTGTTTCATGGATTAGAAGGATGTGCGCAAAGTCACACCATACGCCTACTGGCATCTTATTTTATCGCTCAAGGGTGGACAGTGGCGGTGCCACATTTTCGTTCTTGTGGCCACATGAATCGATTGCCGCGCGCCTATCACGCCGCCGACGGTGCCGAGGTGCGCTGGATGTTAAATTGGTGTCGTGCTGCTTTTGTTCGGCCGTACACCTTTGCCGCTGGTGTGTCATTAGGTGGCAATGCGCTGATTCGTTGTTTGGACTCTACTGATGAAACAGAGTCGTGTTGTGCAGCGGCAACCGTGAGTGCGCCGCTGGACTTAACTGCCGCTGCTTATCATCTCAATAGTGGTTTTCCGCACCTGCTATATGGGCGGCATTTTTTAAAACTACTACGTGCTAAAGTGCTGGTTAAGGCGGCACGCTACCCGTCAATATGTGATTTAAAAAAGCTGCGCCGTGCCCGCACTATTGGCGATTTTGATGAACTATACACTGCACCAGTACATGGTTTTTCCAGTGCCCAAGCATACTGGCGGCGAGCATCAGCCTATACTGCCCTGTTGCGAATGAAAACGCCGTTGTTGTGTATAAACGCGCAAAATGATCCAATGGTACCAGTAGCCTCGCTACCAGTTAAGGCGTCATCAGCGGTTAGTTTTTGTCGTCCTCGGCACGGTGGACACGGCGCTTTTTTTGGTAAGCCGGCTAATTGGCTGGCCGCTACGATGGGCGATTTTTTCAACCAATATATGAATTCTTAA
- a CDS encoding phosphomannomutase/phosphoglucomutase, whose amino-acid sequence MTIAANIFKANDIRGIYNDTLTDDAARSIGRALAAEALDAGATSMALARDGRLSSQPLTVALTEGLCAGGVSVVDIGMAPTPVLYFAAQTLCSGSGVMVTGSHNPPAHNGMKMLIAGRTLKGDGVQELRRRIETGDYGSAPTAEGQNVDVLENYIAAVCCAVPTARALHLVVDAGNGVAGAYAPMLYKKLGHQVTSLYCDVDGNFPNHHPDPAQPENLIAARKKLNETDADIAIVFDGDGDRLGVLLPGREDWVFPDRLLMLLAQDMLSRHHGGRVVFDVKCSANLAPWIEQHGGIADMQPTGHAFIKSRMRETGALLGGEMSGHFYFAEQWFGFDDALLAGARLVAIIGNNPHVMRDIPSSAASPEIVVSIGARDGHAFVRDLRNKVHFPDMKKIVDIDGLRVEYADGFGLVRASNTTASLVLRFEGNNDEALQRITNDFKKFLAAEGIVF is encoded by the coding sequence ATGACAATTGCGGCTAATATTTTTAAAGCAAACGATATTCGCGGTATTTATAATGATACGCTTACTGATGATGCGGCGCGCTCCATTGGTCGTGCTCTCGCCGCCGAGGCCTTGGATGCCGGTGCCACCAGTATGGCATTGGCGCGCGATGGACGATTGTCTAGCCAGCCGCTGACCGTGGCACTAACGGAAGGACTGTGTGCCGGCGGGGTATCGGTTGTTGATATTGGTATGGCGCCGACGCCGGTATTGTATTTTGCCGCGCAAACACTGTGTAGTGGGAGTGGCGTGATGGTTACCGGCAGTCATAATCCGCCCGCTCACAATGGCATGAAAATGCTTATTGCTGGGCGTACATTAAAAGGTGATGGCGTTCAGGAATTGAGGCGACGTATTGAAACAGGAGATTATGGTAGCGCGCCAACAGCAGAGGGACAAAACGTTGATGTATTGGAAAACTATATTGCCGCTGTGTGCTGTGCTGTGCCCACTGCACGGGCGCTGCATTTAGTAGTGGATGCCGGTAACGGCGTGGCAGGTGCCTATGCACCGATGCTGTATAAAAAACTAGGGCATCAGGTGACGTCGTTATATTGTGATGTGGACGGGAATTTTCCTAATCACCACCCCGACCCTGCGCAGCCAGAAAATCTTATTGCCGCCCGCAAAAAATTGAATGAAACCGACGCTGATATAGCGATAGTATTTGACGGCGATGGCGATCGTTTGGGCGTGTTACTACCCGGGCGGGAAGACTGGGTTTTTCCCGATAGGCTATTGATGTTGCTGGCACAAGATATGTTGAGTCGCCACCATGGCGGACGGGTGGTATTTGATGTCAAATGTAGTGCTAATTTAGCGCCGTGGATTGAACAGCATGGCGGCATTGCCGACATGCAGCCGACGGGGCACGCCTTTATCAAATCGCGTATGAGAGAGACTGGTGCACTGTTGGGCGGTGAAATGAGCGGGCATTTTTATTTTGCCGAACAATGGTTTGGTTTTGATGATGCGTTACTTGCCGGTGCTCGGTTGGTTGCCATTATTGGCAACAATCCCCATGTGATGAGGGACATTCCCTCAAGCGCGGCCTCACCAGAAATTGTGGTGTCCATTGGTGCACGAGACGGCCACGCTTTTGTGCGTGATTTGCGAAACAAAGTGCACTTTCCCGACATGAAAAAAATAGTAGATATTGACGGGTTGCGGGTGGAATATGCTGATGGCTTTGGCTTGGTGCGGGCTTCCAACACGACCGCTTCTTTGGTGTTGCGCTTTGAAGGTAACAATGATGAAGCGTTGCAGCGTATTACCAATGATTTTAAAAAATTTCTGGCAGCAGAAGGAATTGTTTTTTAG
- a CDS encoding twin transmembrane helix small protein, with amino-acid sequence MRIIFILLLCFIFINLFIGLFHMLRDRSGSNKTVRALTIRVGLSVLLFVFIIVSSQFGLFPK; translated from the coding sequence ATGCGCATTATTTTCATCCTTTTGTTGTGTTTTATTTTTATTAATTTGTTTATCGGCTTATTTCATATGTTGCGTGATCGCAGCGGCAGCAACAAAACCGTGCGGGCGCTCACTATTCGCGTAGGATTGTCGGTTTTGCTATTCGTGTTTATTATTGTTTCCTCTCAGTTTGGGCTTTTTCCCAAATAA
- a CDS encoding DMT family transporter: MTSSRRVLWGMALMTLAMQIVPITDAIAKLLTANSGLGVAQVAWARLAVGTLFLLPLGASSLPLRSGKRAVWHALRPHWLRGTCWAGASLFFFAAIKDNPLPNALALIFIAPLFVTITAPLLLGEAFSFRCVAASAVGFIGVLIVLRPAADDFSPALSLALVAGLCYGGYIIATRYAQSRSAGGDGHTAFMAMLTAAIISTPLAFLDWQAPTAGDWLLIITMGGLSALGHFTIAKSCKYAGASQVAPFHYTEIIGASTLSWWLFNELPTANTTVGIMLIIAAGIYVSLIQQQENLSH, translated from the coding sequence ATGACATCTAGTCGCCGAGTGCTGTGGGGAATGGCGCTGATGACGTTGGCTATGCAAATCGTTCCCATCACAGACGCCATTGCCAAATTACTCACTGCTAACAGTGGCTTGGGTGTTGCGCAAGTCGCGTGGGCGCGGTTGGCAGTGGGCACGCTATTTTTACTACCACTGGGCGCTTCTTCTCTACCGTTGCGTAGCGGCAAACGCGCCGTTTGGCATGCACTGCGTCCGCATTGGCTACGTGGCACTTGCTGGGCGGGAGCGTCTTTATTTTTCTTTGCCGCAATCAAAGATAACCCGCTACCCAATGCGTTAGCACTAATATTTATCGCGCCGCTATTTGTCACTATTACTGCACCACTACTACTGGGTGAAGCTTTTTCATTTCGTTGCGTGGCGGCAAGTGCAGTCGGGTTTATCGGTGTACTTATTGTGCTGCGCCCAGCTGCCGATGATTTTTCGCCGGCACTATCTTTGGCGTTAGTAGCAGGTCTTTGCTATGGCGGTTATATTATAGCTACACGATATGCTCAAAGCCGTAGTGCCGGCGGCGACGGACACACAGCATTTATGGCGATGCTCACCGCCGCCATCATCAGCACCCCGCTAGCCTTTTTAGACTGGCAAGCACCTACCGCTGGCGACTGGCTGTTAATAATCACCATGGGCGGACTATCGGCACTGGGGCATTTCACCATTGCTAAATCGTGCAAATATGCCGGTGCTTCACAAGTCGCACCTTTTCATTACACCGAAATTATCGGCGCCTCCACCCTAAGTTGGTGGCTGTTTAATGAATTGCCAACCGCTAACACCACCGTTGGCATTATGCTAATTATTGCCGCCGGCATTTATGTGTCACTGATTCAACAACAGGAAAATCTTTCACACTAA
- a CDS encoding alanyl-tRNA editing protein, producing the protein MTLYWDEPYRRDICTVITQVETATDGIKITCNQTVFYPHGGGQPGDTGQLIINGHTFKIINTTREREHNIIWHHLQGDVAPAVGDMASLILDWQRRHQLMRTHTAMHLLCAAVNAPVTGSNISGPLRGRIDFDNDGTTDKMALEEKINNWVHADVPVTTRWVDEKELDDNPSLVRTLSVSPPRGSGTIRLVEIAGIDLQACGGTHVARTEEIGTARVIKIENKGRINHRVIVELTD; encoded by the coding sequence ATGACTTTATATTGGGATGAGCCGTACCGCCGCGACATTTGCACCGTTATTACTCAAGTAGAAACGGCTACAGATGGAATTAAAATTACCTGCAACCAAACTGTTTTTTATCCACACGGCGGCGGTCAACCCGGAGATACTGGACAACTCATCATCAACGGACACACTTTTAAAATTATTAACACCACCCGCGAGCGCGAACACAACATCATCTGGCATCATTTACAAGGCGATGTAGCTCCAGCTGTTGGCGATATGGCTTCTCTTATTTTGGACTGGCAACGACGACATCAACTCATGCGTACGCACACCGCTATGCACCTGTTGTGCGCCGCCGTTAATGCGCCGGTTACCGGCAGTAATATTTCGGGACCGTTGCGCGGTCGCATTGATTTTGACAACGACGGCACCACCGACAAAATGGCTTTAGAAGAAAAAATAAATAACTGGGTGCATGCCGACGTGCCAGTCACTACCCGCTGGGTAGATGAAAAAGAACTGGACGATAATCCGTCGCTGGTGAGAACGCTGTCGGTATCGCCACCACGCGGTTCCGGTACCATTCGACTGGTGGAAATTGCCGGTATTGATTTGCAAGCCTGCGGCGGCACACATGTTGCCCGAACCGAAGAAATTGGCACGGCACGAGTAATTAAAATTGAAAATAAAGGTCGTATCAACCACCGCGTGATTGTTGAGCTTACCGATTAG
- a CDS encoding haloacid dehalogenase type II: protein MLFFAFDVYGTLVDTSGISKALATHVGDDATAFASRWRDKQLEYSFRRGLMRRYQPFEQCTREALNYVCLERASNLTPTIRNTLMDAYAKLPLFADVKNTLTALAAANCKLFAFSNGAQTAVQDLLTVNDIAELFIDVISVEDVCLFKPAPEVYAHFLRRAHANANETWLVSGNNFDVLGASAAGWRTAWVRRDGETPDRWSDYAPTTVITDLHELPAAAGIDNKDCL, encoded by the coding sequence ATGCTCTTTTTTGCTTTTGACGTGTACGGCACTCTTGTAGATACTTCCGGTATTAGCAAGGCTTTAGCCACGCACGTAGGCGATGACGCTACCGCCTTTGCTTCTCGCTGGCGTGACAAACAACTGGAATATTCCTTCCGACGAGGATTAATGCGTCGTTATCAACCTTTTGAGCAGTGTACCCGCGAGGCGTTAAATTATGTTTGTTTAGAACGAGCCTCAAATTTAACGCCTACCATTCGGAATACACTGATGGACGCTTATGCAAAATTGCCGCTGTTTGCCGACGTAAAAAATACATTGACCGCGTTAGCCGCCGCAAATTGTAAATTATTTGCCTTTTCCAATGGTGCTCAGACAGCGGTACAGGACTTGCTTACAGTGAATGACATTGCAGAATTATTTATCGATGTAATAAGCGTAGAAGACGTGTGCTTGTTTAAACCGGCACCCGAAGTGTATGCACATTTTTTGCGACGCGCCCATGCCAATGCCAATGAAACATGGTTAGTGTCAGGTAATAATTTTGATGTGCTCGGAGCAAGTGCCGCTGGCTGGCGCACAGCGTGGGTGCGCCGGGACGGAGAAACACCCGACCGGTGGTCAGATTATGCACCTACCACTGTTATTACTGACTTACACGAATTACCCGCTGCAGCCGGTATTGACAACAAAGATTGTTTATAA
- the hisG gene encoding ATP phosphoribosyltransferase: MLTLAISRGRIWQEALSLLQALGFSPNEEALRSRQLIIPTASDNVRLVQVRAQDAPVFVARGAAQAGIAGGDVLAEKPMSEIVSPLDLRIATCRLVIATPLGFDENTAGNRPAMVATKYPNLTKAHFAARGRQVNIVKLHGAMELAPLVGLADMLVDVADSGRTLRENGLIEKEKIMDISAMLIVNRTATRRLPAVAALQRDMAALLEKS, translated from the coding sequence ATGCTAACTTTGGCGATTTCGCGCGGGCGCATTTGGCAGGAAGCACTGTCGTTGTTGCAGGCACTCGGCTTTTCGCCGAATGAGGAGGCATTGCGTTCGCGGCAGCTAATTATTCCTACCGCATCGGACAATGTTCGTTTGGTGCAGGTTCGGGCACAGGATGCGCCAGTGTTTGTCGCCCGTGGTGCAGCACAGGCTGGTATTGCTGGCGGTGATGTGTTGGCTGAAAAACCTATGTCAGAAATTGTTTCGCCACTGGACTTGCGCATTGCCACCTGTCGGTTAGTTATTGCCACGCCACTTGGTTTTGATGAAAATACTGCAGGCAATCGTCCGGCGATGGTGGCAACAAAGTATCCTAATTTAACAAAAGCGCACTTTGCCGCTCGTGGTCGGCAGGTAAATATTGTCAAATTGCACGGTGCTATGGAATTGGCGCCACTGGTGGGATTGGCTGATATGTTGGTAGATGTAGCTGACAGTGGTCGGACGTTGCGCGAAAATGGCTTGATAGAAAAAGAAAAAATTATGGATATTTCTGCCATGCTTATTGTCAATCGTACGGCGACGCGACGTCTTCCTGCTGTGGCTGCATTGCAGCGTGATATGGCGGCACTACTAGAAAAATCATGA